TGCACGGCTGGCAGAACCACCGGCCCGCCGGCCACTGGCAGCACCGGCTGGCCGACCGCCTCCGCGAACGCGGGCAGCACGTCGTGTACCCGCAACTGCCGGATCCCGACACGCCGGACCCGGAGGTGTGGCTCGCCGAGTTCGCCCGCCACCTCGACGCGTTGCGGGGTGCCGAGCGGGTGGTCCTCGCGCACAGCGCCTCCGCCGTGCTGTGGCTGCACGCCGTCGCCCGCGCGCTGCCGGGCCTGGACGGCGTCGACCGGGTGCTGCTGGTCGCCCCGCCCTCGCCCTCCGTCCTCGCCGGTCTGCCGGAGATCGCCGCGTTCACCCCGGCCGGGCTGGACCCGCGCGCCCTCCCCGGTTCCATCCGGCTGGTCGCCGGCGACGACGACCCGTACTGCCCGGAGGGTGCCGACGCCGTCTACGGCGAGCCACTGGGCATCCCCACGGAGATCCTGCCCGGCGCCGGGCACCTCGACCTGGACGCCGGGTACGGGCCGTGGCCGGCGGTCCTGGACTGGTGCTTCGACGGTTCGGTCCGGCTCACCGGCCGCTCGGGGTAGCGCGCGGCCCGGCGGTCCGTGCCCGGGTCACGTCCCGTCCCCTCTCGTCCCGGACCCGGCGGACCGGGACGCCCTCACGCCCGCCGCTCCGCCTCGGCCGCCCGCTGTTCCGCCTCGGCCGCCCGCTGTTCCGCCTCGGCCACGAGCCGGGCGAGGTGCTCGCGCCCCGCTCCCAGCAACCCCTCCAGCGGCGCCGCCCGCTCGTACCACCGCTTCTCGTACTCCCAGCACAGCCAGCCGTCCCACCCGTTCCGTACGAGGACGTCCACGCACGCGCCGAGCGGGAGGACCCCCGAGCCGAGCGGCAGCGGGGTGGTGTCCCCGGCCGACGCGATGTCCTTGACCTGCGTGTATCCGAGGAAGGGCGACAGCGCCGGGTAGGTCTCGTCGGGGTCCTCACCGCCGAGCCAGGTGTGCATCACGTCCCACAGGGACCCGACGTGGTGGTGGCCGACCCGGCCGAGGACCCGCATCGCGTCCACGCCGGTGCGGTGCGAGTCGTGGGTCTCCAGCAGGATGCGCACGCCGAGGTCGGCGGCGTACTCCGCCGCGGTGCCGAGCCGCCGTGCGGCCGTCGCGTCCGACTCCGCTGCGCTCGCCCCGGGATCGCCGCCGGGGAAGACCCGGACGAACGGAGCGTTCACGTCCCGCGCCAGTTCGGTCAGTTCACGCATCTCGCGCAGCACCGGCGCGTCGTCACCCGGTTCCGCGACCCGCGCGTACCCCGCGACGCCGAGCACCTCAACCCCGCCCGCCGCGAACTCCGCGGCCACGGAGGCCCGTTCACCCGCCCCGATCCCGGGATGCACGGGCTCCTCCGGGTGCGCCCGCAGCTCGACCCCCTGATAACCGTGCGCGACGGCCAGCCGCACGACATCGGCGACGGGCAGCCCGGGCACACCGAGAGTGGAGAACGCCAGCTTCATGGCCGGGACCCTACGGCCTCCCCGACGGCCACCCAAGACCGCCCCGGGGCCTCGCGAGACGGGACCCGCCCCCGTCCGGCAGCGTCCCGGACGGGGGAGCACCACGGCGACGCCCGTCGGGCTCACCGCACGGCGCCGGACTCTCGGGGCCCGGGCCCGTACCGAAGTTCGGCGGCCCGTGAGACGGCCGGGTCCCGGACGCGGGCACCCGTCCCGCGGCACCGACCACCGCTTACGGCCGAGGCGCGCAGCCGTGAGACCGACGGGCGGGCCGGAGGGGGCCCAACTCCCGGGATGCCGGGAACGTGCCGGGAGGAGCCCCGACTCCCAGGACACCGGGGACAATGGGCTCGGAGAGAACCTCCACCCCCGGGACGCCGGGGAGGAGCCTCCCGTGGAGCGGAGGGGGAGTCACCCCCGGGGAACCCCGGTGGACCCTCGTACCATCAACTCGCCCCGGACCGTGGCGATCCCGCCCGGCGGAGGGTCCTCGCGGTTCATGGCGATGCGGCCGGCGCGGGCGCCCGCCTCGGAGAGCGGCAGGCGCACGGTCGTGAGGGCGGGGACCGCGTCGACGCTGAAGGGCAGGTCGTCGAAGCCCGCCACGGACACGTCGTCCGGGATGCGCAGCCCGGAGTCGCGCAGCGCCGCGCAGGCGCCCAGCGCCACGGTGTCGTTCGCGGCGACCACGGAAGTCAACTCCGGCGCCCGGCGCAGGAGTTCAAGAGTCGCCTCGTACCCGGAGCGGCGGTCGTAGCGGCCGTGCACGGTGAGCCGTGGATCCTCCTCGACACCGTGTGCGGCGAGCGCGGCACGGTGGCCCTCCAACCGGTGGCGCGTCGTCGTGCGCTCCTCGGGGCCCGCGATGTAGCCGACCCGCCGGTGACCGAGGCCGAGCAGGTGATCGGTGAGCTGCCGGCCGCCGCCGCGGTTGTCGAAGGTGAGCGCGATCGCGTCCGGAGCGTCCGGCGCGGGCGGCCGCCCGCAGAGCACCACCCGGGTGCCCGCCTCCGCCAGCCGGCGCAGCTTCGCGGCGACGGCGGCCGCGTGCCCCGGGTTCTCGATCGCGCCGCCAGTGAGGACGACCGCGGCGGCGCGTTGGCGCTGAAGGAGCGTGAGGTAGGTGAGTTCGCGCTCCGGGGAGCCGCCGGTGTTGCACACGACCCCGAGCCGCTCCCCGCCCGCGCGCCCCCCGGGGCCGCCGATCTCGGACTGGATCGCGGCGGCCATGATGCCGAAGAAGGGGTCGGCGATGTCGTTGACCAGGA
The window above is part of the Streptomyces sp. NBC_01428 genome. Proteins encoded here:
- a CDS encoding LacI family DNA-binding transcriptional regulator, yielding MTVTLADVAARAQVSPATVSRVLNGNYPVASSTRERVLRAVDELDYVLNGPASSLAAATSDLVGVLVNDIADPFFGIMAAAIQSEIGGPGGRAGGERLGVVCNTGGSPERELTYLTLLQRQRAAAVVLTGGAIENPGHAAAVAAKLRRLAEAGTRVVLCGRPPAPDAPDAIALTFDNRGGGRQLTDHLLGLGHRRVGYIAGPEERTTTRHRLEGHRAALAAHGVEEDPRLTVHGRYDRRSGYEATLELLRRAPELTSVVAANDTVALGACAALRDSGLRIPDDVSVAGFDDLPFSVDAVPALTTVRLPLSEAGARAGRIAMNREDPPPGGIATVRGELMVRGSTGVPRG
- a CDS encoding sugar phosphate isomerase/epimerase family protein; this encodes MKLAFSTLGVPGLPVADVVRLAVAHGYQGVELRAHPEEPVHPGIGAGERASVAAEFAAGGVEVLGVAGYARVAEPGDDAPVLREMRELTELARDVNAPFVRVFPGGDPGASAAESDATAARRLGTAAEYAADLGVRILLETHDSHRTGVDAMRVLGRVGHHHVGSLWDVMHTWLGGEDPDETYPALSPFLGYTQVKDIASAGDTTPLPLGSGVLPLGACVDVLVRNGWDGWLCWEYEKRWYERAAPLEGLLGAGREHLARLVAEAEQRAAEAEQRAAEAERRA
- a CDS encoding RBBP9/YdeN family alpha/beta hydrolase produces the protein MTTDDRSGTPPTTDERPATPITARDGAGVERSFLILHGWQNHRPAGHWQHRLADRLRERGQHVVYPQLPDPDTPDPEVWLAEFARHLDALRGAERVVLAHSASAVLWLHAVARALPGLDGVDRVLLVAPPSPSVLAGLPEIAAFTPAGLDPRALPGSIRLVAGDDDPYCPEGADAVYGEPLGIPTEILPGAGHLDLDAGYGPWPAVLDWCFDGSVRLTGRSG